The DNA sequence AAATTTATCTTCTTAGTGCTGCTGCTAGTGTGCTTGCTGCGCTTAGTATTCCTGCGCTCATCACTACCCAGTCTCCGCTCAGATTTGAGTATCCTGCGAATCCTGCGCCTACTTTTATTATCCATACGTTGATGAAGAAAAATAATATACTCATCACGATGAACATAGTTGCACTTATTATTGTGAATCCTAATGTTAATCCTATTGGTGCTGGTCTCATTTTTTATCCCCTCCTTATTTATGGTAGTTGGTTGTTTTTTATTTATTTTGTGTTTTAGAAACATTTAAATTGTCTTGTTTATTATTTTGGTAAGAGGTGTTTTTTCGTGAAACGTTTTTTTAATGAACCTGAACCTAGGAAGATTGCTTATTTCTCTATGGAGATAGGGCTTGATGGTAGTATGCCTACTTATAGTGGGGGCTTAGGTGTTTTAGCTGGTGATACTATTAAGAGTGCTGCTGATCTCGCGGTTCCTATGGTCGCTGTTAGTTTGGTTCATGAAAAAGGTTATTTTTCTCAAAAGCTTGGCGAGGATGGTTGGCAAGAAGAAATTCCTAGTTCTTGGCGTATGGAGGAGTTTCTTGAGCCTTTGGATGTTCAAGTTATTATTAATATTGAGGGTAGAGAGGTTAGGATTAAGCCTTGGCGTAAAATTATTCGTGGTGTTAAAGGTTATGAGGTGCCTATTATTTTTCTTGATACTAATATTCCTGGTAATTCTGATTATGATAAGTCTTTGACTTCTTTTCTTTATGGAGGGGATCAGAAGTATAGGTTTGCTCAGGAAATGGTTCTTGGTATTGGTGGTCTTCGTATGCTTAATGCTCTTGGTTATAGTGGTATTAAGAAGTATCATATGAATGAGGGTCATGCTAGTCTTCTCACTCTTGAATTGTATAAGGAAACTGATAGTGCGAGTTTAGAAGATGTTAGGCATAGGTGTGTTTTTACTACTCATACGCCGGTTCCTGCGGGGCATGATCGTTTTGATGTTTCTTTGGTTAAGGAATTAATGCCTAGTTTTCCTTTTGAGATTCGTGAATTGTTAGATTCTGAAAACAAGGTTAATATGACTCTTATTGGTTTGTATTTTAGTAATTATGTTAATGGTGTGGCGAAGAAGCATGGTGAAGTTTCTCAGGAAATGTTTCCTAATTATCCTATTCATTCAATTACGAATGGGGTTCATTCTGCTACTTGGACGAGTCCTGAGATGCAGGAGTTGTTTGATCGTTTTATTCCTGAATGGAGGTTAGATCCTTTTACTTTGAGGTACGCTGCGGGTATTCCTGATGAGGAAATTCTTAAGGTTCATGGTGAGAATAAAAGGATTTTGATTGATGAGATTAATGCGCGTCATAATACGAATCTTGAGTATGATTTGTTTACTGTTGGTTTTGCTCGTAGGGCGACTTCTTATAAGAGGCCTGATTTGTTGTTTTTTGATATTGAGCGTTTAAAGCGTATTGTTGATGAGCATGGTGTGATTCAGTTAGTTTTTGCGGGGAAGGCTCATAAGAAGGATGTGGCTGGTAAGGAGCTTATTAAGAAGCTTTTCAGTATTAGTAAAGAAATTGGTGATAAGATTAGAATGATTTATTTGGATGATTATGATATTACTCTTGCTAAGGTTCTTATTCCTGGTGTAGATGTTTGGCTTAATACGCCTATGCGTCCTAAGGAGGCGTCTGGTACTAGTGGTATGAAGGCAGCTCATAATGGCGTTCCTAGTCTTAGTATTTTGGATGGTTGGTGGCTTGAGGGTTGTATTGAGGGTGTTACTGGTTGGAGTGTTGGTGATAAGACGCCTGTTGTTGATGAGCACGCTCAGAACGTTAAGGATGCTAATAGTTTGTATGATAAATTGGAAAAGATTGTTCCTTTGTATTATGTTGATAAGCATGCTTGGGCTGAGATT is a window from the Candidatus Woesearchaeota archaeon genome containing:
- the glgP gene encoding alpha-glucan family phosphorylase; translated protein: MEIGLDGSMPTYSGGLGVLAGDTIKSAADLAVPMVAVSLVHEKGYFSQKLGEDGWQEEIPSSWRMEEFLEPLDVQVIINIEGREVRIKPWRKIIRGVKGYEVPIIFLDTNIPGNSDYDKSLTSFLYGGDQKYRFAQEMVLGIGGLRMLNALGYSGIKKYHMNEGHASLLTLELYKETDSASLEDVRHRCVFTTHTPVPAGHDRFDVSLVKELMPSFPFEIRELLDSENKVNMTLIGLYFSNYVNGVAKKHGEVSQEMFPNYPIHSITNGVHSATWTSPEMQELFDRFIPEWRLDPFTLRYAAGIPDEEILKVHGENKRILIDEINARHNTNLEYDLFTVGFARRATSYKRPDLLFFDIERLKRIVDEHGVIQLVFAGKAHKKDVAGKELIKKLFSISKEIGDKIRMIYLDDYDITLAKVLIPGVDVWLNTPMRPKEASGTSGMKAAHNGVPSLSILDGWWLEGCIEGVTGWSVGDKTPVVDEHAQNVKDANSLYDKLEKIVPLYYVDKHAWAEIMKYTIVINASFFNTHRMVSQYVLKAYFH